The following coding sequences are from one Bos mutus isolate GX-2022 chromosome 22, NWIPB_WYAK_1.1, whole genome shotgun sequence window:
- the CTDSPL gene encoding CTD small phosphatase-like protein isoform X2: MDGPAIITQVTNPKEDEGRAPGAGEKASQCNVSLKKQRSRSILSSFFCCFRDYNVDAPPGSSPGVLPPLVEENGGLQKGDQRQIIPIPSPPAKYLLPEVTVLDYGKKCVVIDLDETLVHSSFKPISNADFIVPVEIDGTIHQVYVLKRPHVDEFLQRMGQLFECVLFTASLAKYADPVADLLDRWGVFRARLFRESCVFHRGNYVKDLSRLGRELSKVIIVDNSPASYIFHPENAVPVQSWFDDMTDTELLDLIPFFEGLSQEDDVYSMLHRLCSR; this comes from the exons CCTCCCAGTGCAACGTTAGTCTGAAGAAGCAGAGGAGCCGCAGCATCCTCAGCTCCTTCTTCTGCTGCTTCCGTGATTACAATGTGGATGCCCCGCCAGGCAGCAGCCCCGGTGTGCTTCCGCCGCTGGTGGAGGAGAACGGTGGGCTCCAGAAG gGTGACCAGAGGCAGATCATTCCCATACCAAGT CCACCAGCTAAATACCTCCTTCCAGAGGTAACGGTGCTTGACTATGGAAAGAAATGTGTGGTCATCGATTTAGATGAAACATTGGTGCACAGTTCATTTAAG ccTATTAGTAATGCTGATTTTATTGTTCCTGTTGAAATTGATGGAACTATACATCAG GTGTATGTGCTGAAGCGGCCACACGTGGACGAGTTCCTCCAGAGAATGGGACAGCTGTTTGAATGTGTGCTCTTTACTGCCAGCCTGGCCAAG TACGCAGACCCTGTGGCCGACCTGCTGGACCGCTGGGGTGTGTTCCGGGCCCGGCTCTTCCGGGAATCGTGTGTTTTCCATCGTGGGAACTATGTGAAAGACCTGAGTCGCCTTGGGCGGGAGCTGAGCAAAGTGATCATCGTGGACAATTCTCCTGCCTCCTACATCTTCCATCCTGAGAATGCA GTGCCTGTGCAGTCCTGGTTCGACGACATGACGGACACGGAACTGCTGGACCTCATCCCCTTCTTCGAGGGCCTGAGCCAGGAGGACGACGTGTACAGCATGCTGCACAGACTCTGCAGTAGGTAG
- the CTDSPL gene encoding CTD small phosphatase-like protein isoform X1, whose product MDGPAIITQVTNPKEDEGRAPGAGEKASQCNVSLKKQRSRSILSSFFCCFRDYNVDAPPGSSPGVLPPLVEENGGLQKGDQRQIIPIPSPPAKYLLPEVTVLDYGKKCVVIDLDETLVHSSFKPISNADFIVPVEIDGTIHQVYVLKRPHVDEFLQRMGQLFECVLFTASLAKEVGAPELFQAPAFTTTPASQYADPVADLLDRWGVFRARLFRESCVFHRGNYVKDLSRLGRELSKVIIVDNSPASYIFHPENAVPVQSWFDDMTDTELLDLIPFFEGLSQEDDVYSMLHRLCSR is encoded by the exons CCTCCCAGTGCAACGTTAGTCTGAAGAAGCAGAGGAGCCGCAGCATCCTCAGCTCCTTCTTCTGCTGCTTCCGTGATTACAATGTGGATGCCCCGCCAGGCAGCAGCCCCGGTGTGCTTCCGCCGCTGGTGGAGGAGAACGGTGGGCTCCAGAAG gGTGACCAGAGGCAGATCATTCCCATACCAAGT CCACCAGCTAAATACCTCCTTCCAGAGGTAACGGTGCTTGACTATGGAAAGAAATGTGTGGTCATCGATTTAGATGAAACATTGGTGCACAGTTCATTTAAG ccTATTAGTAATGCTGATTTTATTGTTCCTGTTGAAATTGATGGAACTATACATCAG GTGTATGTGCTGAAGCGGCCACACGTGGACGAGTTCCTCCAGAGAATGGGACAGCTGTTTGAATGTGTGCTCTTTACTGCCAGCCTGGCCAAG GAGGTCGGGGCTCCTGAGCTCTTCCAGGCCCCAGCCTTCACCACGACACCCGCTTCCCAGTACGCAGACCCTGTGGCCGACCTGCTGGACCGCTGGGGTGTGTTCCGGGCCCGGCTCTTCCGGGAATCGTGTGTTTTCCATCGTGGGAACTATGTGAAAGACCTGAGTCGCCTTGGGCGGGAGCTGAGCAAAGTGATCATCGTGGACAATTCTCCTGCCTCCTACATCTTCCATCCTGAGAATGCA GTGCCTGTGCAGTCCTGGTTCGACGACATGACGGACACGGAACTGCTGGACCTCATCCCCTTCTTCGAGGGCCTGAGCCAGGAGGACGACGTGTACAGCATGCTGCACAGACTCTGCAGTAGGTAG